Proteins encoded by one window of Marixanthomonas sp. SCSIO 43207:
- a CDS encoding Gfo/Idh/MocA family protein yields the protein MLKAGVLGAGHLGKIHLKLLKQSTKYDLVGFYDKSPEASEKVEKEFGYKRFSSMEALIEACDMVDVVTPTLYHFDAAKQVIEAGKHLFIEKPITHTVPEAEALLELAKIHKVKGQVGHVERFNPAFMAVNHKIKSPMFIESHRLAEFNPRGTDVSVVLDLMIHDIDAILSVVNSKVVDIHASGVSVISDTPDIANARLEFENGCVANLTASRISMKKMRKARFFQRDAYISVDFLEKKCEVVKMKDAPKTPDDFAMILTNAEGVKKQIYFDNPKVDNNNAILDELETFADAINNNTKPVVSLEQGTEALRVAMQIITNFKKL from the coding sequence ATGCTAAAAGCCGGAGTGTTAGGTGCAGGACACCTTGGAAAAATTCACTTAAAATTACTGAAGCAATCTACCAAATATGACTTGGTAGGATTTTATGATAAAAGTCCAGAAGCTTCAGAAAAAGTAGAAAAAGAATTTGGGTATAAAAGGTTCTCCTCGATGGAAGCTTTAATTGAAGCCTGTGATATGGTAGATGTAGTAACCCCTACATTGTATCATTTTGATGCTGCAAAACAAGTTATTGAAGCAGGTAAACATCTATTTATAGAAAAACCTATAACACACACAGTTCCGGAAGCAGAAGCGCTACTAGAACTAGCAAAAATTCATAAGGTAAAAGGGCAAGTAGGTCACGTAGAACGTTTTAACCCTGCGTTTATGGCAGTAAACCATAAGATTAAAAGCCCTATGTTTATTGAATCTCACCGCTTGGCAGAGTTTAATCCTCGCGGAACAGATGTTTCGGTAGTGTTAGACCTAATGATTCATGATATTGATGCTATTTTAAGTGTAGTTAATTCAAAAGTAGTAGATATTCACGCCAGTGGTGTTTCTGTAATTAGTGATACACCAGATATTGCCAACGCACGTCTTGAGTTTGAAAACGGTTGCGTAGCCAATCTTACAGCAAGCAGAATTTCTATGAAAAAAATGCGTAAAGCTAGGTTTTTTCAGCGTGATGCCTATATTTCAGTAGATTTCTTAGAGAAGAAATGTGAAGTAGTAAAAATGAAAGACGCACCAAAAACACCCGATGATTTTGCTATGATATTAACCAATGCCGAAGGTGTTAAAAAACAAATTTACTTTGACAACCCTAAGGTAGATAATAACAACGCTATTTTGGATGAATTGGAAACGTTTGCCGATGCCATTAACAATAATACAAAACCGGTAGTAAGTCTTGAACAAGGTACCGAAGCATTACGCGTAGCAATGCAGATAATTACAAATTTTAAAAAATTATAA